A part of Rhinatrema bivittatum chromosome 16, aRhiBiv1.1, whole genome shotgun sequence genomic DNA contains:
- the CTDNEP1 gene encoding CTD nuclear envelope phosphatase 1 — MMKTQCLLGLRTFVAFATKLWSFLLYILRRQIRTVIQYQTVRYDVLPLSPVSRNRLAQVKRKILVLDLDETLIHSHHDGVLRPTVRPGTPPDFVLKVVIDKHPVRFFVHKRPHVDFFLEVVSQWYELVVFTASMEIYGSAVADKLDNNRGVLSRRYYRQHCTLELGSYIKDLSVVHGDLSSIVILDNSPGAYRSHPDNAIPIKSWFSDPSDTALLNLLPMLDALRFTADVRSVLSRNLHQHRLW; from the exons ATGATGAAAACGCAGTGCCTGCTCGGGCTCCGGACCTTCGTGGCCTTCGCGACCAAGCTCTGGAGCTTCCTGCTGTACATCCTGAGGAGGCAGATTCGCACC GTCATCCAGTATCAGACAGTGCGCTATGACGTCCTCCCGCTCTCCCCCGTCTCCCGGAACAGGCTTG CTCAGGTGAAGCGCAAGATCCTGGTACTGGATCTGGACGAGACACTGATACACTCCCATCATGACGGCGTGCTGCGGCCCACGGTCCGGCCCGGCACGCCCCCGGACTTTGTTTTAAAG GTTGTCATAGACAAGCACCCCGTCCGCTTCTTTGTACATAAGAGGCCACACGTGGACTTCTTTCTGGAAGTG GTCAGCCAGTGGTATGAGCTTGTAGTgttcacagccagcatggaaATTTATGGCTCAGCCGTAGCCGATAAACTCGACAACAACAGGGGCGTGTTATCGAGGAGATATTACCGGCAG cactgCACTTTGGAACTGGGCAGTTACATCAAAGACCTCTCGGTCGTCCATGGCGACCTCTCCAGCATTGTCATTTTGGACAATTCTCCCGGAGCCTACAGGAGTCATCCAG ATAATGCCATACCGATAAAATCTTGGTTCAGTGACCCGAGCGACACTGCCCTCCTGAACCTGCTACCCATGCTGGATGCCCTGAG gttTACAGCGGACGTGAGATCAGTACTGAGCCGAAACCTGCACCAGCACCGGCTGTGGTGA
- the GABARAP gene encoding gamma-aminobutyric acid receptor-associated protein: MKFVYKEEHAFEKRRCEGEKIRKKYPDRVPVIVEKAPKARIGDLDKKKYLVPSDLTVGQFYFLIRKRIHLRAEDALFFFVNNVIPPTSATMGQLYQEHHEEDFFLYIAYSDESVYGM, from the exons ATGAAGTTCGTTTACAAGGAGGAGCACGCCTTCGAGAAGCGGCGCTGCGAAGGGGAGAAGATCCGTAAGAAGTACCCGGACCGGGTGCCG GTGATTGTGGAGAAAGCTCCGAAGGCACGGATAGGAGATCTGGATAAGAAGAAATACCTAGTGCCCTCAGATTTAACAG TTGGACAGTTCTACTTCTTGATCCGGAAGAGAATCCACCTCCGGGCAGAGGATGCCCTCTTTTTCTTTGTCAATAATGTTATCCCTCCCACCAGTGCCACAATGGGACAGCTATACCAG GAACATCACGAGGAGGATTTCTTCCTGTACATCGCCTACAGTGACGAAAGCGTCTATGGAATGTGA